TTGGAAGGTCCGCCTGTGGAGTGCGGGATGCTCGTCGGGAGAAGAACCCTACGGCTTGGCCATGCTGCTGACTCACCGTCTGGAGCGGCCCAACCGGTATGACCTGAAAATTCTCGCCACCGATCTCTCCACGCGGGTTCTGGGGATCGCCCACAACGGTGTCTACACCGAGGAACGGGTCAAGCCCGTACCCCCCGACATCCGCCGCCGTTTCTTCCACGAGGTGAAGACGGCCTGGGGGAAAGAATATCGAGTTATGGACGAGGTAAAGGCGTTGGTTTCTTATGCGCGGCTGAATCTGATGGAAAGCTGGCCCATGAAAGGGCCAATGGACTTCATCTTCTGCCGCAACGTGATGATCTATTTCGACAAGTCCACGCAAGCCCGGCTGGTGACCCGGTTTTTCGAACTGCTGAGACCGGGGGGAACCCTGTTCATCGGACACTCCGAGAGCTTGACAGGCATTGAGCACAGGTTCCGCTACGTGCGGCCTACAATCTATGAGAAGCCATGACGGTTGACACGATGACCGGACGGCGCCTGGTGGTCGGAGTGGGCGATATGAAGCTCAGCACCCGAGCCGGCGACATCCTCGTGACCCACGCCCTCGGTTCGTGCATTGGCATCGCCATCTACGATCCGGTGGCGGTGGTGGGTGGACTTCTTCACTTCATGTTGCCCGATTCGTCGGTGAATCCGCAGCGATCCGTCGAGAACCCGTGGATGTTCGCCGACGTCGCGATTCCCCTTCTCTTCAAGAAGTCTTACGAACTCGGGGCGGATAAAAGGCGGATCGTCGTGAAGGTGGCCGGGGGAGCGCAGTTCCTCGATGACAAGGAATTCTTCGCCATCGGAAAGCGAAACCATACGATGATGAGAAAGATCTTCTGGCAGAACGGGATCCTCATCAAGGGAGAACAAGTGGGCGGAACGTCATCACGAACGATGTATCTGGAGATCGGCACCGGACGAGTATGGCTCACTACGGGCGGAAAGGAGACGCCGCTATGATCTCACTGGCTGAACTCTCGCGCGAGATAGATCATCTCGATCCGATTCCGGTTTCACAACCCCGTCTGGCGCAGGTGGTGGCGGACCCGACGGCCGACTTGCAGCAGATTGTCACGATCATTGAGTACGATCCGGCCCTCACGTCGAATACGCTGCGGATGGCTAATTCGGCCTATTTCTCGCCCGGCACCCGCGTCCATTCGGTCAAAGAAGCGGTACAGCGGCTGGGCGCTGGTCGGATTCTTCAACATGCCGTCGGACATGGCATCCGCGGCCGACTGATCGCGGCCTGCCCGGGATACGACCTCGTGGAGCATGAGCTGTGGAGGCATTCGGTGGCGGCGGCTCTGGCCGCGGAACAGCTTTCCTTGTATGCGAAAACCCGCATCCATCCCGTCGCCTTCACCGCCGCGCTCTTGCACGATATCGGCAAGTTTCTGCTCTCCCGGCACCTGACCGATGATCTCAAAGCGGAGATCACCGAACTGGAACAAAACGGCCGACTGCCCTACGTTGAGGCCGAACGGACGATCTTGGGATTCGATCATGCCCAAGTCGGCGGCGTGATCGCCCGCCGCTGGAATTTCCCCGACGTGTTGGTGGAAGCGATTGCCCATCATCACCATCCTCATCATCCGCATCTCGGCGACGGCGATCATACTGCGCTGGACGCGGTTCATATCGGCAATACCGTTGCCAAGATTATCGGGATCGGGATCGGATCGGAAGAAATGAACATGCTGGCCGACAGTCGTGCGGCCCGCGGGCTGGGACTCACGCCCACTACATTAGAGGCGTTATGCGCCGCCGTAGCGATCGAGCTGCCGGCGGTGGTCGCGTTATTCGAGGAAGAGGAACATGGCGTACAACATTCTGATCGTTGACGACTCGGCCGTAACCCGGGAAGTCCTGACCCGCACGATCCGGCTGAGCGGGATGCCCCTTGGGGAGGTGTATCACGCCGCCAACGGTGAAGAGGCCTTGCGCGTACTCGAGAAGAATTGGGCGGACATCATCTTCACCGATATCAATATGCCGGTCATGGACGGCTACCAACTGGTGGAGAGGCTGCATGAGCGCGACGACTGGGAGCGATTACCGGTTATCGTAGTGTCCACCGAGGGCAGCCGCAACCGCGTCGAGGAACTGCAGAAGATCGGCATCGCCGGCTACATCCGTAAGCCGTTCACGCCCGAACAGGTGGCTGAGATGATTCAGAAAGTCATGGGAGAAGCCTCCAATGCCTGACAGCCTGGAACAAGCCGTGGCCGACAGCACGATCCACGTACTGGAAACGTCCGCGTTCATGAGCGTTTGGCAATGGTCGGAGGAGGACGGCGACCTGCCGCCCCCCAATATTTCCGCCACCATGACGTTTGAAGGCGCGCGAACGGGACGGATCACGCTGCGCGTCGCATCCGACATTCTTCCCGCTCTCAGCCGCAACATGATGGGGGATTTCGACGAGGGCGAGGTCGCCGCCGAAACGGCGCAGGACGCGCTCCGCGAGACGCTCAATATGATCTGCGGCAACATGCTCACGGCATGGTATGGATCGGAACC
The sequence above is a segment of the bacterium genome. Coding sequences within it:
- a CDS encoding HDOD domain-containing protein translates to MISLAELSREIDHLDPIPVSQPRLAQVVADPTADLQQIVTIIEYDPALTSNTLRMANSAYFSPGTRVHSVKEAVQRLGAGRILQHAVGHGIRGRLIAACPGYDLVEHELWRHSVAAALAAEQLSLYAKTRIHPVAFTAALLHDIGKFLLSRHLTDDLKAEITELEQNGRLPYVEAERTILGFDHAQVGGVIARRWNFPDVLVEAIAHHHHPHHPHLGDGDHTALDAVHIGNTVAKIIGIGIGSEEMNMLADSRAARGLGLTPTTLEALCAAVAIELPAVVALFEEEEHGVQHSDR
- a CDS encoding chemotaxis protein CheX — translated: MPDSLEQAVADSTIHVLETSAFMSVWQWSEEDGDLPPPNISATMTFEGARTGRITLRVASDILPALSRNMMGDFDEGEVAAETAQDALRETLNMICGNMLTAWYGSEPVFHLHPPEIVLPPAEGQPDVESNPDVSMKFCLDNTLCIVEAAIESEVETAAAGADGPAHSREE
- a CDS encoding protein-glutamate O-methyltransferase; this encodes MTPARSSPPPLFRTITLTDKDFKSVREIVYELAGINLHEGKRELVVARLSKRIRQLNMRNVGEYLSYVREQNTQEELVSMLDALSTNLTSFWRESQHFDYVAEHTIPWIVARTDRDKDWKVRLWSAGCSSGEEPYGLAMLLTHRLERPNRYDLKILATDLSTRVLGIAHNGVYTEERVKPVPPDIRRRFFHEVKTAWGKEYRVMDEVKALVSYARLNLMESWPMKGPMDFIFCRNVMIYFDKSTQARLVTRFFELLRPGGTLFIGHSESLTGIEHRFRYVRPTIYEKP
- a CDS encoding chemotaxis protein CheD → MTGRRLVVGVGDMKLSTRAGDILVTHALGSCIGIAIYDPVAVVGGLLHFMLPDSSVNPQRSVENPWMFADVAIPLLFKKSYELGADKRRIVVKVAGGAQFLDDKEFFAIGKRNHTMMRKIFWQNGILIKGEQVGGTSSRTMYLEIGTGRVWLTTGGKETPL
- a CDS encoding response regulator — protein: MAYNILIVDDSAVTREVLTRTIRLSGMPLGEVYHAANGEEALRVLEKNWADIIFTDINMPVMDGYQLVERLHERDDWERLPVIVVSTEGSRNRVEELQKIGIAGYIRKPFTPEQVAEMIQKVMGEASNA